ACACGGATCTGATGGGTGCGGCCGGTTTCCAGCCGGCATTCGACAAGACTTGCGAGGGGAGCCGCGCCGGTCGGGTCCCCATATCGTTCGGAGACCCGGAAATGGGTGATAGCATGACGTGCATCCGGCTGTCCCTCGGGGACGACGGCCTGCTTCATGCGGTCGCGCGGGGAGCGACCGAGGAATGTCCGTATCGTGCCGGTCATCCTGTCGGGAGCGCCCCAGACCAGGGCCAGATAGCTGCGGCGCATTCCGCCCGTGCGACCGTGGTCGGCGAACTGGGCGGCAAGACCGTGGTGGGCACGGTCGTTCTTGGCCACGACCATGACCCCGCTGGTATCCTTGTCGAGCCGGTGGACGATGCCCGGTCGCCTGATGCCGCCGATACCTGACAGGCTGTCTCCGCAGTGCGCAATCAGCGCGTTGACCAGCGTACCGGACTGATTGCCCGCGCCCGGGTGGACCACGAGACCGGCCGGCTTGTCGATGACGATGACATCGTCATCCTCGTACAGGACGGTCAGGGGGATCGCCTCTGCCTCGGGTTCGGCCGGTCGGGGCTCGGGCCGGACGAGTTCGATCCTGTCGCCAGGCCTCAGCTTGCGCCGGGCCTCGGTCACTACCTCGCCATTCAGGCTAACCTGGCCCTGCTCGATCAACTGCTTGATGCGGCTGCGCGAGAGGTCGTGCGGCGTGACACCGGCGAGCCACTGGTCAAGGCGAGCGCCCGCAGCCTCATCGCCTGCGGTAAAGGCTTCCAATTCGCCGCCCGCTTCGTTATGGCCCTTCGTCATGACAGTTCCCACAGACGATTTCGACGAGGACAAGCCGCTCGATCCCGCGATGGAACGCGTGCGGCGCAAGCTTGCCCGGCTGATGGTGGTCTCCATCGGCATCATGCTGGTCGGCCTTATGGCCGTGCTTGGCGCCGTTGTCTACAAGTCGGCGGGCTCGGGAGCGCCGCGCGGGATATCGGAGGCCGTGATCGACCTGCCGGACGGATTCGCAGTGAACGATACCGCGGTATCGGACACGCGCATTCTATTTTTCGGAACTTTGCCGAATGGCGGAGACCGCGTGCTTGTCTATGATTCGCAGTCCGGCGCCCTGATTGCCGATCACGAAGTGCAATAATTCGCCGTCGCGCGCCAAAATTGCATAAACCTTTGGCATTTCCCCTCCGACAGCCAAAAAAAATGCAGCTTTCCCTTTACAAGGGGCAGGCAGTTTCGCTTTCATGCCGCCTGACAAGGAAAACGCGCGCAGATCGCACGGGTTTCCGGCAGAAATCAGGGAGATGTCATGAGCCAAAACCGCGGTGCGGCTGTACGTTACGAAGGTGTGCAGAAGAGTTATGATGGTGAAACGCTGGTCGTCAAGAACCTCAATCTCGACATAGCGCGCGGCGAATTCCTGACTATGCTTGGCCCGTCCGGATCGGGCAAAACGACATGCCTGATGATGCTTGCCGGTTTCGAGCCGGCGACCCATGGCGAAATCTTCCTCAACGATCATCCGATCAACAACGTTCCGCCGCACAAGCGCGGCATCGGCATGGTGTTCCAGAACTATGCGCTGTTTCCGCACATGTCGGTGGCAGAGAACCTGGCGTTTCCGCTGCAGGTTCGCGGCATGGGCAAGGCCGAGCAGGAAGAAAAGGTCAAGCGTGCGCTCGACATGGTCGAACTCGGCGAATTCGGTTCGCGCCGGCCGGCGCAGCTGTCCGGCGGGCAACAGCAGCGCGTCGCCGTCGCGCGCGCGCTCGTGTTCGATCCGGAACTCGTGCTGATGGACGAGCCGCTGGGCGCACTCGACAAGCAGCTGCGCGAGCAGATGCAGTACGAGATCAAGCACATTCACGAGAATCTCGGCGTCACGATCGTCTACGTCACGCACGACCAGACTGAAGCCCTGACGATGTCGGACCGCGTGGCGGTGTTCAACGACGGCATAATCCAGCAGCTTTCTTCGCCGGACGTGCTGTACGAAAGCCCGCAGAACTCCTTCGTCGCCCAGTTCATCGGCGAGAACAACAAGCTGACGGGCGAAGTCGTCGAGGTGAAAGGCGACCGGTGCAAGGTACGCCTCGCTGACGGAACCGTCCTGCAGGCGGACAAGGTGAATGTCGAGGGGGTCGGTGACAGGACAACGATTTCCCTGCGTCCGGAGCGCATCGAGGTCGTGCCGACGGACCAGCACGAGAACCAGGTCGAGGGCGTCATCGAGGAACTCATCTATCTCGGGGACCACATCCGCGTGCGCATGAACATCTGCGGAAACGACGAATTCATCGTCAAGGTGCGCAACCGCGGCGAGCGGTGGGATTTGCAGGAAGGACAGAAGCGCAGAATCGGCTGGGCCGCTTCCGATTGCAAGGCGCTGGACGCTGTAGCTTGAGCGAGAAATTTGCCGGGGCATGCAGTTCCGGCAAGCAGGTTGCGACGGATGATCCGTCCGGCCTTTATCGAAAGGGAGAATAGAATGAAACTGAGAACCGTGCTCCTGGCGTCCGCCGCCAGTATGGCCTTTACTGGCCAGGTCGTATCCGAGGATCTGCCGCCATGCGACAACTGCGTCGACAGCATGACGCTCGTGTCATGGGGCGGTGCCTACCAGGCTTCGCAGGTCAAGGCATATTCCGAGCCGTATATCGCCATGACCGGTGTCAACGTGGTCTGGGACGAAAGCTCCAACGAGGCTGTGGCCAAGCTGCGCGCCATGAACGAGGCCGGCAACGTGACCTGGGACCTGGTGGATGTTGTCGCAGCCGACGCGATCCGTCTTTGCGACGAGGGTCTCGCCGCGCCAATCGACCATTCTGCCGTCTTGGCCGAGGCCCCTGACGGCACCCCCGCTGCGGAAGACTTCGGCGACATGATCGTGTCGGAGTGCTTTATCCCGCAGATCGTCTACTCAACCACCGCCGCCTATCGCGCGGATGTCGCGGAGTGGAATGGCAAGGAACCGGACAGCATCTGCGCCATGTTCGATTTGGAGAACTTCCCGGGCAAGCGCTCGCTCGAGAAGCGCCCGATCAACAACATGGAATGGGCCCTGCTTTGCGACGGTGTTGCCAAGGAAGACGTCTATGATGTTCTGGAAACCGACGAAGGCGTCGAGCAGGCGCTGGCCAAGCTCGGCACCATCAAGGACCAGGTCATCTGGTGGTCCGCGGCCGCTGAGCCGCCGCAGCTATTGGCCGACGGGGAAGTCGTTCTCGCATCGTCCTACAATGGCCGTTTCTTCTCCGCCATCGAGGAGCAGGGACAGCCGTTCAAGATGCTCTGGGACGCCCAGGTGTTCGATCTCGACGGCTGGATCGTCCCAGCCGATCTGCCGGAAGACCGGCTGAACCGTGTCATGCACTTCCTGAAGTTCGCGACTGACACCCAGCGTCTCGCCGACCAGGCCAAGTACATTTCCTACGGTCCGGCCCGCGCTTCGTCGGCGCCGCTCGTCGGCAAGCATGCCGAACTCGGTATTGACATGGCACCGCACATGCCGACCGATCCGGCCAACGCGAAAAACACCTTCCTCTACAATTACGAGTGGTGGGCCGACAATCGCGACGATCTGGACGCCAAGTTCCAGGCTTGGCTGGCGCAGTAAGCGCTAACCGGCAATCCACGGGATGCGGCGGTTTGCCGCCGCATCCTACAAAGAGGCGGAAATGAAGGTATTCCATGAGTAGCACACCGACAGCCACTAGGTCCCATAGCGATTTCCCCGATGACGGTGTCGTGCGTGCTGCTGACGGTACCCCTTTGAAACAAAGGCTAGCCAAGGCCCTGCGGCGCGAGAAGCTGCGCTCTTTCCTGCTGATCGCGCCGTTGCTGTTGTTCATCTTGCTGTCCTTCATCGCGCCGATAGCGGACATGCTTTTCCGGTCGGTGGAAAACAATATTGTGCAGGACACGATCCCGCGCACGGTCGAGGCGCTGAAGGCATGGGACCCGGCAGGCAACGAGTTGCCCAATGAACCGGTCTTTGCGGCGCTGCATGACGATCTGGCGATTGCGGTGGAAAAGCGCGTTCACACGCGGCTCGGATCACGGCTCAACTACGAGAAATCCGGCATGTCGGGCCTGTTCCGCAAGACCGGGCGGGCGATCAAGCGCATGGACGAGGGCGACTACAAGGCCCAGTTCATCGATGCCGACGAAGACTGGGGCGACGTCGAAACTTGGCGCGTCATCAAACGGTTCAGCCCAGCCTACACTCCCGGGTACTTTCTCAACGCGGTGGATGCGGAACAAACCTCCGAGGGAATCCGTATGAAACCGGCCAACGAGCGCGTCTATCTGATGCTGTTCAACCGGACGATGGTGATGTCGCTGATGATTACCGTCTCCTGCCTGATTCTGGGTTTCCCGGTCGCCTATCTTCTGGCCCACCTTTCGCTCAAGGCGTCGAACATGTTGATGATCCTGGTGTTGCTGCCGTTCTGGACATCGCTGCTGGTGCGGACCTCGGCGTGGAAGGTGCTGCTTCAGCAGCAGGGCGTGATCAACGACTTCCTAGTGTGGACGGGCATTATCGACGATGCCAACAGGCTCGTAATGATCAACAACCAGACCGGCACGATCATCGCGATGACGCATATCCTGCTGCCTTTCATGATCCTGCCGCTGTTCTCTGTGATGAAGACGATCTCGCCGTCCTATGTGCGCGCCGCAAAAAGCCTCGGCGCAAACGACTGGACGGCGTTCTGGAAGGTCTATTTCCCGCAGACCGTACCGGGCATTGGCGCCGGCGCGATCCTCGTCTTCATCCTGTCAATCGGCTACTACATCACGCCGGAACTGGTCGGGGGCACGAGTGGCATCTTCATCTCGAACCGCATTGCCTACCATATCTCGTCATCGCTGAACTGGGGGCTGGCGGCCGCGCTCGGAGCAATCCTGCTCTGCCTCGTCCTGATATTGTTCTACGTCTACGACAAGATTGTCGGTATCGATAACGTGAAACTGGGTTAGGAAGAAAATCATGTCGGCACTTCCCCCCTATTCATCCGCGGCCCAGATTGCCTGGTACTACGCGTTTCGCGTCATTTGCGGGCTGATCTTCTTTTTTCTGATCTTTCCGATCATGGTGATCGCGCCACTGTCGTTCAACGCGGAGAACTTCTTCACCTTTACTCCGAAGATGCTGGCGCTCGATCCGGAGGGCTACTCGCTCAAGCACTACCAGGACTTCTTCACCAATCCGGACTGGCAGCAGGCGCTCTGGAACTCGGTGACGATCGCGCCAGTGGCGACGATCCTGGCGACCGGCTTTGGCACGCTTGCCGCTATTGGGCTTTCGCAAAGCCACGTGCCGTTCAAGTCGGCGATCATGGCGATCCTGATCTCGCCGATGATCGTGCCGCTGATCATATCGGCGGCGGGCATGTATTTCTTCTATTCGCGCATCGGTCTGCAGGGCACGTATTGGGGCGTCGTACTGGCCCATGCGGCGCTCGGAACGCCCTTCGTCATCATCACAGTGACGGCGACGCTGGTTGGCTTCGATAGGTCGTTGACGCGGGCTGCCGCCTCGATGGGCGCCGATCCCGTCACCACCTTCTTCAAGGTGCAGATGCCGCTGATCATTCCCGGTGTGGTGTCGGGCGCATTGTTCGCCTTCATCACCTCCTTCGATGAAGTGGTCGTCGTGCTGTTCCTCGGCTCCGCCTCCCAGAAAACGCTGCCATGGCAGATGTTCACGGGCCTGCGCGAGCAGATATCGCCGACCATCCTGGCCGTGGCGACTCTCATGGTGGCTATCTCGATCGTGCTGCTGACGGTTCTGGAATTGCTGCGGCGGCGGTCTGAACGGCTTCGTGGCCTGACTCCGGGCTAGGCCAGGGCGGCGGATGTCGCTTTCCGAATACCCGATGTCCGCGGCAGTCACGGATTCCCGCTTGCGGTCGCCATAGTTGTTCCAGCCGGTTTCACTTCCCGGTTCGGCCAACGTCCGAGGCAATCGTGCCTCGGGCCATCAGGCCCAATGAAGCGGATAATCCACACATGAAAGCCAGAAACAGCACGGAGGACATGCTGCATGTCTTCCAATGGACAAACGGCGACAAGGAATGGTCGCCCTTTTCCGATGCAGGGATGGACAGGCGGCAGAACGCCATGCGGCGGCACATGGCCGGTCACGACATCGACGTCGCCATTTTCACCTCCTATCACGGCATCTGTTACTATTCCGGCTTCCTCTACTGCTCCTTCGGGCGCAAATACGCCTTCGTGCTGACGGACAGCAGCGCGACGACGGTGACGGCCGGCATCGATGGCGGACAGCCCTGGCGGCGCACCCATGGCGACAACATCATCTATTCGGACTGGCGTCGCGACAATTTCTTCACCGCGCTGAAATCGCTGATTCCGTCGGGCGCCAAGCGGATCGGAATAGAGTTCGATCACGTCTCGCTCGACTACCGGCAGTTGCTCGGCGAGGCCTTTCCCGGGGTCGAATTCGTTGACGTGGCAGCGGCCTCGATGTGGATGCGAGCGATCAAGTCGGACGAGGAGCATGCGCTGATCCGCGAAGGCGCGCGCATCTGCAATGTCGGCGCGCGGGCGGTGATGGACGCCGTCGCGGAGGGCGTGCCGGAATACGAGGTGGCGCTGGCCTCGACGCAGGCGATG
This portion of the Oricola thermophila genome encodes:
- a CDS encoding RluA family pseudouridine synthase is translated as MTKGHNEAGGELEAFTAGDEAAGARLDQWLAGVTPHDLSRSRIKQLIEQGQVSLNGEVVTEARRKLRPGDRIELVRPEPRPAEPEAEAIPLTVLYEDDDVIVIDKPAGLVVHPGAGNQSGTLVNALIAHCGDSLSGIGGIRRPGIVHRLDKDTSGVMVVAKNDRAHHGLAAQFADHGRTGGMRRSYLALVWGAPDRMTGTIRTFLGRSPRDRMKQAVVPEGQPDARHAITHFRVSERYGDPTGAAPLASLVECRLETGRTHQIRVHMAHLGHPLVGDRDYGRQFATKANVLPEPLRTVVSAFDRQALHAAHLSFEHPATGQLMAFDTPLPADMAELVGGFRRHFAGS
- a CDS encoding ABC transporter ATP-binding protein, which translates into the protein MSQNRGAAVRYEGVQKSYDGETLVVKNLNLDIARGEFLTMLGPSGSGKTTCLMMLAGFEPATHGEIFLNDHPINNVPPHKRGIGMVFQNYALFPHMSVAENLAFPLQVRGMGKAEQEEKVKRALDMVELGEFGSRRPAQLSGGQQQRVAVARALVFDPELVLMDEPLGALDKQLREQMQYEIKHIHENLGVTIVYVTHDQTEALTMSDRVAVFNDGIIQQLSSPDVLYESPQNSFVAQFIGENNKLTGEVVEVKGDRCKVRLADGTVLQADKVNVEGVGDRTTISLRPERIEVVPTDQHENQVEGVIEELIYLGDHIRVRMNICGNDEFIVKVRNRGERWDLQEGQKRRIGWAASDCKALDAVA
- a CDS encoding DUF6476 family protein, which codes for MTVPTDDFDEDKPLDPAMERVRRKLARLMVVSIGIMLVGLMAVLGAVVYKSAGSGAPRGISEAVIDLPDGFAVNDTAVSDTRILFFGTLPNGGDRVLVYDSQSGALIADHEVQ
- a CDS encoding ABC transporter permease; the encoded protein is MSSTPTATRSHSDFPDDGVVRAADGTPLKQRLAKALRREKLRSFLLIAPLLLFILLSFIAPIADMLFRSVENNIVQDTIPRTVEALKAWDPAGNELPNEPVFAALHDDLAIAVEKRVHTRLGSRLNYEKSGMSGLFRKTGRAIKRMDEGDYKAQFIDADEDWGDVETWRVIKRFSPAYTPGYFLNAVDAEQTSEGIRMKPANERVYLMLFNRTMVMSLMITVSCLILGFPVAYLLAHLSLKASNMLMILVLLPFWTSLLVRTSAWKVLLQQQGVINDFLVWTGIIDDANRLVMINNQTGTIIAMTHILLPFMILPLFSVMKTISPSYVRAAKSLGANDWTAFWKVYFPQTVPGIGAGAILVFILSIGYYITPELVGGTSGIFISNRIAYHISSSLNWGLAAALGAILLCLVLILFYVYDKIVGIDNVKLG
- a CDS encoding extracellular solute-binding protein; amino-acid sequence: MKLRTVLLASAASMAFTGQVVSEDLPPCDNCVDSMTLVSWGGAYQASQVKAYSEPYIAMTGVNVVWDESSNEAVAKLRAMNEAGNVTWDLVDVVAADAIRLCDEGLAAPIDHSAVLAEAPDGTPAAEDFGDMIVSECFIPQIVYSTTAAYRADVAEWNGKEPDSICAMFDLENFPGKRSLEKRPINNMEWALLCDGVAKEDVYDVLETDEGVEQALAKLGTIKDQVIWWSAAAEPPQLLADGEVVLASSYNGRFFSAIEEQGQPFKMLWDAQVFDLDGWIVPADLPEDRLNRVMHFLKFATDTQRLADQAKYISYGPARASSAPLVGKHAELGIDMAPHMPTDPANAKNTFLYNYEWWADNRDDLDAKFQAWLAQ
- a CDS encoding aminopeptidase P family protein → MKARNSTEDMLHVFQWTNGDKEWSPFSDAGMDRRQNAMRRHMAGHDIDVAIFTSYHGICYYSGFLYCSFGRKYAFVLTDSSATTVTAGIDGGQPWRRTHGDNIIYSDWRRDNFFTALKSLIPSGAKRIGIEFDHVSLDYRQLLGEAFPGVEFVDVAAASMWMRAIKSDEEHALIREGARICNVGARAVMDAVAEGVPEYEVALASTQAMVREIAASFPFVELMDTWTWFQSGIMTDGAHNPVTNKRVARGDICSLNCFPMIFGYYTAIERTLFCEEASDAHLDLWEKNCAVMKAGSDMMGPGRKCSEIALALNEMYRGWDLLKYRSFGYGHSFGVLSHYYGREAGVELREDVDTVLEPGMVVSMEPMIMIPEGMAGAGGYREHDIFIITENGAENITNFPFGPEAMIIRR
- a CDS encoding ABC transporter permease, which gives rise to MSALPPYSSAAQIAWYYAFRVICGLIFFFLIFPIMVIAPLSFNAENFFTFTPKMLALDPEGYSLKHYQDFFTNPDWQQALWNSVTIAPVATILATGFGTLAAIGLSQSHVPFKSAIMAILISPMIVPLIISAAGMYFFYSRIGLQGTYWGVVLAHAALGTPFVIITVTATLVGFDRSLTRAAASMGADPVTTFFKVQMPLIIPGVVSGALFAFITSFDEVVVVLFLGSASQKTLPWQMFTGLREQISPTILAVATLMVAISIVLLTVLELLRRRSERLRGLTPG